In the genome of Rhodobium gokarnense, one region contains:
- the tyrS gene encoding tyrosine--tRNA ligase, with amino-acid sequence MTEFSSEFLATLSERGFIHQCSDPQALDRCLTTETVSAYIGFDCTAPSLHVGSLVQIMMLRWLQKCGHRPIVLMGGGTTRVGDPSGKDESRKLLTPDAIETNKEGIRQVFSSFLTFGDGPQDAVMVDNADWLLGLGYVDLLRDVGRHVSVNQMIQRDAVRMRLEREQHLSFLEFNYMVLQAYDFVELFRRTGCRLQMGGSDQWGNILSGIDLGRRLAGAELFAVTTPLITTASGAKMGKTADGAVWLNADAKSPYEYWQFWRNTEDADIGRFLRLFTDLPMDEIKRLEALEGSELNDAKKTLATEATAMLHGRAAAEAAAETARLTFEEGALAENLPSVDIAAAELEAGLGVLAAFVHAGLAASNGEVRRQVRSGGIRVNDSVVTDERGSLTMADVTGDGVIKLSVGKKRHVLLRPV; translated from the coding sequence ATGACCGAGTTTTCGTCCGAGTTTCTCGCCACGCTTTCCGAGCGCGGCTTCATCCATCAGTGCTCCGATCCGCAAGCGCTCGATCGCTGCCTGACGACGGAAACGGTCAGCGCCTATATCGGCTTCGACTGCACGGCGCCGAGCCTGCATGTCGGCTCGCTGGTGCAGATCATGATGCTGCGCTGGCTGCAGAAATGCGGCCATCGGCCGATCGTCCTGATGGGCGGCGGCACGACCAGGGTCGGCGATCCGTCCGGCAAGGACGAATCGCGCAAGCTGCTGACGCCGGACGCGATCGAGACCAACAAGGAAGGCATCCGGCAGGTCTTCTCGTCGTTCCTGACCTTCGGCGACGGGCCGCAAGACGCCGTCATGGTCGACAACGCCGACTGGCTGCTCGGCCTCGGCTATGTGGATCTCCTGCGCGATGTCGGGCGCCACGTCTCGGTCAACCAGATGATCCAGCGCGACGCCGTCCGGATGCGCCTTGAGCGGGAACAGCATCTCTCATTCCTCGAATTCAACTACATGGTCCTGCAGGCCTACGATTTCGTCGAGCTTTTTCGACGTACCGGCTGCCGGCTGCAGATGGGCGGCTCGGACCAGTGGGGCAACATCCTGTCCGGCATCGACCTCGGACGCCGTCTCGCCGGCGCCGAATTGTTCGCCGTGACGACGCCGCTGATCACCACGGCCTCCGGCGCCAAGATGGGCAAGACGGCGGACGGCGCCGTCTGGCTCAACGCCGACGCCAAGAGCCCCTACGAGTACTGGCAGTTCTGGCGCAACACGGAGGACGCCGACATCGGCCGGTTCCTGAGGCTGTTCACCGATCTGCCGATGGATGAGATCAAACGCCTGGAAGCGCTCGAAGGTTCCGAACTAAACGATGCAAAGAAAACGCTTGCAACCGAAGCGACCGCCATGCTGCACGGGCGCGCCGCGGCCGAGGCTGCGGCCGAAACGGCCCGCCTGACCTTCGAGGAAGGCGCCCTGGCGGAGAACCTTCCGAGCGTCGACATCGCAGCCGCGGAGCTTGAAGCCGGCCTTGGCGTCCTTGCCGCCTTCGTCCATGCCGGCCTTGCCGCCTCCAATGGCGAGGTCCGCCGCCAGGTCCGCTCCGGTGGCATCCGCGTCAACGACAGCGTCGTCACCGACGAGCGCGGATCCCTGACCATGGCCGACGTCACCGGCGACGGCGTCATCAAATTGTCAGTCGGCAAGAAGCGCCACGTGCTGCTGCGCCCGGTGTAA
- a CDS encoding ferritin-like domain-containing protein: MADSLTGLARRIVAAPDPAEKVALSGAAGTAWFARRLDRSAPRTDGPLPARPGRPEKPELLPPREMPKRTSHGLRGRITMIHALAHIELNAIDLTWDLIARFNDTAMPRSFFDDFVKIGMEEAKHFGLLRQRLQDLGADYGALPAHDGLWQAADSTRDSLVARLAIIPLVLEARGLDITPSMIERTEEAGDGATADILKIIYRDEKGHVAAGAKWFRFLCDRERLEPEPTFHALVRKHFRGALKPPFNDAARAAAGLTPGFYKPLVATAR; the protein is encoded by the coding sequence ATGGCCGACAGCCTCACCGGCCTTGCCCGGCGCATCGTCGCCGCCCCGGACCCGGCGGAAAAGGTCGCGCTTTCGGGCGCGGCCGGCACTGCCTGGTTCGCGCGCCGGCTCGACCGCAGCGCGCCGCGCACCGACGGCCCGCTGCCGGCGCGTCCCGGACGGCCGGAAAAGCCGGAACTGCTGCCGCCGCGCGAGATGCCGAAGCGCACCTCCCACGGGCTTCGCGGCCGGATCACCATGATCCACGCCCTCGCCCATATCGAACTCAACGCCATCGACCTCACCTGGGATCTCATCGCCCGCTTCAACGACACGGCGATGCCGCGCTCCTTCTTCGACGATTTCGTCAAGATCGGCATGGAGGAAGCAAAGCATTTCGGCCTGTTGCGCCAGAGGCTGCAGGACCTCGGCGCCGACTACGGCGCCCTGCCCGCCCATGACGGCCTCTGGCAGGCGGCCGATTCGACCAGGGACTCCCTCGTTGCCCGGCTCGCCATCATCCCCCTGGTGCTGGAGGCGCGCGGCCTCGACATCACGCCCTCGATGATCGAGCGCACCGAGGAGGCCGGCGACGGCGCCACTGCCGATATCCTGAAAATCATCTACCGCGACGAAAAGGGCCATGTGGCGGCGGGCGCCAAATGGTTCCGGTTCCTGTGCGACCGCGAAAGGCTGGAGCCGGAGCCGACCTTCCACGCGCTGGTCAGAAAGCACTTCCGCGGCGCCCTCAAGCCGCCCTTCAACGACGCCGCGCGCGCCGCTGCCGGCCTGACGCCGGGCTTTTACAAGCCGCTGGTCGCAACCGCCCGATAA
- the bcp gene encoding thioredoxin-dependent thiol peroxidase, producing the protein MSDITEGAKAPDFDLPTDGGGRVKLSDLQGKTVVVYFYPKDDTSGCTKEAIAFTELAGEFEKAGAVVIGISPDSAAKHDKFKAKHELSVMLAADEDKATIEAYGVWVEKSMYGKKYMGVERSTFLIDGGGKVARVWRKVKVAGHAEAVLDAAKAL; encoded by the coding sequence ATGAGCGACATCACCGAAGGCGCCAAGGCGCCAGACTTCGACCTTCCGACCGACGGCGGCGGACGCGTCAAGCTGTCGGATCTGCAAGGAAAAACCGTCGTCGTCTATTTCTATCCCAAGGACGACACCTCCGGCTGCACCAAGGAAGCGATTGCCTTCACCGAACTGGCCGGGGAGTTCGAGAAGGCCGGCGCCGTCGTCATCGGCATCTCGCCCGATTCGGCCGCCAAGCACGACAAGTTCAAGGCCAAGCACGAGCTCAGCGTCATGCTCGCCGCCGATGAGGACAAGGCGACCATCGAGGCCTATGGGGTCTGGGTGGAGAAATCCATGTACGGCAAGAAATACATGGGCGTGGAACGCTCCACCTTCCTGATCGACGGCGGCGGCAAGGTCGCCAGGGTCTGGCGCAAGGTGAAGGTGGCCGGCCACGCCGAGGCCGTTCTGGACGCCGCAAAGGCGCTCTAG
- a CDS encoding AsmA-like C-terminal region-containing protein, with product MAPRRLQPLTQHTHHVHSAFGILLRVALVLVVVTAIAIGAFAWRVSSGPLTLNIFAEAVRARIAEAVGPDARVGLSAIVLAWSEDGGPRVRLRGLVIADTEAGFEAEVPTADVRLNGFQLVIGRVSPRAIRVYSPRVRIPVAGGASASPETLLEFADHAFKGTLAGARSIGLSSIRVEDATVEMRSTDDDGHSRTYSSVSADLGFAHDTRTTTLDVSGIGFGGKWSASAVHRPDPASGGSVLALSGTDITVDDVFGIGDAARTGSATRIPLYPSFAAQYDEVGRLTAAHMKLVVGAGHVPFGGGSPYLLDEAVVDVAWVPDEKVFKIGPSVAEFGPTKLPFTGIVVPPRGPEAALWEFGVEARDVEIASPFEGEPPTPLDLVVTTGTFDPDLLRIGVTKFQVGAGATPLIQSTAVVDLGAFGPKLEVDGRLNAVPVHELKRIWPEFIAPPARRWILDNVVSGDTVDGSFRAAVGAEELDDNPETWGWGEDDLTAHFTVRNAVVKTFGEMPAARAPVATGQIDGGHLKVEIPGASLTTASGGKVTVDEAVFEIADIRPPKQTASLRLQLSGPTRNVAEVVNAKPIEALGPIGVTPAALGGTATVKAGASFALLRELSFDDVDYGLTAELDDFSSKTPISGRKVTDGTLSVTVAEGVARIDGKARFDGAMATVDLTEPLDGSGGGASKVGITLKLSDAERREQGLDLGGLLTGPIEVSIASEGDGADRYEIDLKDARLAVSPLGWAKEPGVPATARFRIAGARKNEVSDLRIEGKDFAIAGHVVLDDKGDLKSGELTSARLGRTVIDRAVMRASDAGQDVVLTASAIDARTILKGITDVRGKDEGADLEGDFHIRGKIGTLIGFNGANFSGVDLDVTVAGGSLRALKVTGSSGKRGRLDLTLKPDGARRALYVESDNVGDFLRFLNIYKRMQGGSGEITAALGDGTASQGRFRISDFRVTEDPALKQLVARGNFEDRLRGDRPVNIRPIAESGDTVFEKLDVSFRLESNRMVITDALLKGAVIGGTMKGTVDFRNKRMAIAGTMVPAYGINNLFGRVPLLGQALGGGRNGGLIGVTFKIEGPVGDTKMTVNPMSVVAPGIFRKIFEY from the coding sequence ATGGCGCCGCGACGGCTCCAGCCGTTAACACAGCATACCCATCACGTTCACAGCGCCTTCGGCATCCTGCTGCGGGTGGCGCTGGTGCTGGTTGTGGTGACGGCGATCGCCATCGGCGCCTTCGCCTGGCGGGTCTCCAGCGGGCCACTGACCCTCAACATCTTTGCCGAGGCCGTGCGGGCGCGGATTGCCGAGGCCGTCGGTCCCGACGCCAGGGTCGGGCTGTCCGCCATCGTCCTTGCCTGGTCGGAGGACGGCGGGCCGCGGGTGCGCCTGCGCGGCCTCGTCATCGCTGATACCGAGGCCGGCTTCGAGGCCGAAGTGCCGACCGCGGACGTCCGGCTCAACGGTTTTCAGCTTGTCATCGGCCGGGTCTCGCCGCGGGCGATCCGGGTCTATTCGCCCCGCGTGCGCATCCCGGTCGCCGGCGGCGCCAGCGCGTCGCCGGAAACGCTTTTGGAATTCGCCGATCACGCCTTCAAGGGCACGCTCGCCGGCGCCCGCTCCATCGGCCTTTCCAGCATCCGGGTCGAGGACGCCACGGTGGAGATGCGCTCCACCGACGACGATGGACACAGCCGGACCTATTCCAGCGTTTCCGCCGATCTCGGCTTTGCCCACGACACCCGCACGACGACCCTCGACGTCAGCGGCATCGGATTCGGCGGCAAATGGTCGGCGTCCGCGGTGCATCGTCCGGACCCGGCCTCCGGCGGCTCGGTGCTGGCGCTTTCCGGCACCGACATTACCGTCGACGACGTCTTCGGCATCGGCGATGCCGCGCGCACCGGGTCCGCCACCCGTATCCCGCTCTATCCGAGCTTTGCGGCCCAGTATGACGAGGTCGGCCGGCTGACGGCAGCGCATATGAAGCTGGTCGTCGGCGCCGGCCATGTGCCGTTCGGTGGCGGCTCGCCCTATCTGCTCGACGAAGCGGTGGTGGACGTTGCCTGGGTGCCGGACGAGAAGGTCTTCAAGATCGGGCCCTCCGTGGCCGAGTTCGGACCGACGAAGCTTCCCTTCACCGGCATCGTCGTGCCGCCGCGCGGCCCGGAGGCGGCGCTTTGGGAGTTCGGCGTCGAGGCGCGCGATGTGGAAATCGCCTCGCCCTTCGAGGGCGAGCCGCCGACGCCACTCGACCTGGTGGTGACGACCGGGACGTTCGACCCCGATCTGCTCCGGATCGGTGTGACGAAATTCCAGGTCGGTGCCGGCGCGACGCCGCTGATCCAGTCGACGGCCGTCGTCGATCTCGGTGCCTTCGGGCCGAAACTGGAGGTCGACGGCCGGCTCAACGCGGTCCCGGTGCACGAGCTGAAGCGGATCTGGCCGGAATTCATCGCCCCGCCGGCGCGGCGCTGGATCCTCGACAACGTCGTCTCCGGCGACACCGTCGACGGCAGCTTTCGTGCCGCGGTCGGCGCGGAGGAACTGGACGACAATCCGGAGACCTGGGGCTGGGGCGAGGACGACCTGACGGCACACTTCACCGTCAGAAACGCCGTCGTGAAGACCTTCGGCGAGATGCCGGCGGCCAGGGCACCGGTCGCGACCGGGCAGATCGACGGCGGCCATCTGAAGGTCGAGATTCCCGGGGCGAGCCTCACGACCGCTTCCGGCGGGAAGGTCACCGTCGACGAGGCGGTGTTCGAGATCGCCGACATCAGGCCGCCCAAGCAGACGGCGAGCCTGCGCCTGCAGCTCTCCGGTCCGACCCGGAACGTTGCCGAGGTCGTCAACGCCAAGCCGATCGAGGCGCTGGGGCCGATCGGCGTTACCCCCGCCGCGCTCGGCGGCACGGCGACCGTGAAGGCGGGGGCGAGCTTCGCGCTGCTGCGCGAGCTGTCCTTCGACGATGTGGACTACGGCCTGACGGCGGAGCTTGACGATTTCTCCTCAAAGACCCCGATTTCCGGCAGGAAGGTCACCGACGGCACGCTCTCCGTCACGGTCGCCGAGGGCGTTGCGCGGATCGACGGCAAGGCCCGGTTCGACGGAGCGATGGCAACCGTCGACCTGACGGAGCCGCTCGACGGCAGCGGCGGCGGCGCCAGCAAGGTCGGCATCACCCTGAAGCTCAGCGATGCGGAACGGCGCGAGCAGGGGCTCGACCTCGGCGGGCTCCTCACGGGTCCGATCGAGGTCTCGATCGCGTCTGAGGGCGACGGCGCCGACAGGTACGAGATCGACCTGAAGGACGCACGGCTCGCCGTTTCGCCCCTCGGCTGGGCCAAGGAGCCCGGCGTTCCGGCGACGGCCCGGTTCCGGATCGCCGGTGCCCGCAAGAACGAGGTCAGCGACCTTCGGATCGAGGGCAAGGATTTCGCGATCGCCGGCCATGTGGTGCTTGACGACAAGGGCGACCTGAAGTCGGGCGAGCTGACGTCGGCGCGGCTCGGACGGACGGTCATCGACCGGGCCGTGATGCGGGCCTCCGACGCCGGCCAGGACGTCGTCCTCACGGCGAGCGCGATCGATGCGCGTACCATCCTCAAGGGCATCACCGACGTGCGCGGCAAGGACGAGGGCGCCGACCTGGAAGGCGATTTCCACATCCGCGGCAAGATCGGCACCCTGATCGGCTTCAACGGGGCCAACTTCTCCGGCGTCGACCTCGACGTGACGGTCGCCGGCGGCAGCCTCAGGGCGCTGAAAGTCACCGGCAGCTCCGGCAAGCGCGGCCGGCTCGACCTGACGCTGAAGCCGGACGGCGCCCGGCGGGCGCTCTATGTGGAATCCGACAATGTCGGCGACTTCCTGCGCTTCCTCAACATCTACAAGCGCATGCAGGGCGGCTCCGGCGAGATCACCGCCGCCCTCGGCGACGGCACGGCCTCACAGGGCCGATTCCGGATCAGCGACTTCCGGGTCACCGAGGACCCGGCCCTGAAGCAGCTCGTCGCCCGCGGCAATTTCGAGGATCGGCTGCGCGGTGACCGCCCGGTCAACATCCGGCCGATCGCGGAAAGCGGCGATACGGTCTTTGAAAAGCTCGACGTTTCGTTCCGGCTGGAGAGCAACCGCATGGTGATCACCGATGCGCTCTTAAAAGGCGCGGTGATCGGCGGCACCATGAAAGGGACCGTCGATTTCCGCAACAAGCGCATGGCGATCGCCGGGACCATGGTGCCGGCCTATGGCATCAACAATCTGTTCGGGCGGGTGCCGCTGCTCGGCCAGGCGCTTGGCGGCGGCCGCAATGGCGGGCTGATCGGCGTCACCTTCAAGATCGAGGGACCTGTCGGCGACACCAAGATGACGGTCAATCCGATGTCCGTCGTCGCGCCCGGCATTTTCCGCAAGATATTCGAGTACTGA
- a CDS encoding peptidoglycan DD-metalloendopeptidase family protein → METRAAGTPKAFGRRKDHHQIIFAKGERITSVTLNPLMVGAIAGLLTLFAVVYLGATTYLFFRDDLIGAAMARQARMQHAYEDRIAALRSEVDRITSRQLIDQESFEIKLDRLLAKQNALSDRQVLVTQVIEQARKNGIELASTIVPQPKPGVDLDDPDVTGGIGGELEPAEPMKSSMALPSDEEARADDPERYGSPYAKKLDTVATDMTAMLNEQGNALDALALAAETDVNRFEKVLKRIGVRLAKADPMAGDDADNTATGGPFVPLSPNGFADRIKRAETAITRLTQIRKATTAIPLRKPIGNAPVTSRYGPRIDPFLGRPAMHTGIDFRGTTGTRVNATANGRVVIAGRKGGYGNTVEIDHGRGLRSRYSHLSRISVKRGQRVVIGQKIGEVGSTGRSTGPHLHYETRVGKKTINPMLYLSAGRKLGNLL, encoded by the coding sequence ATGGAAACCCGGGCTGCAGGAACTCCGAAGGCATTCGGACGCCGCAAGGACCATCACCAGATCATTTTCGCCAAGGGCGAGCGCATCACCTCCGTGACGCTGAACCCGTTGATGGTCGGCGCCATCGCCGGGCTGCTGACGCTGTTCGCGGTCGTCTATCTCGGCGCCACCACCTACCTCTTCTTCCGCGACGACCTGATCGGCGCGGCGATGGCCCGCCAGGCCCGCATGCAGCACGCCTATGAGGACCGTATAGCGGCGCTGCGCTCGGAAGTCGATCGCATCACCAGCCGCCAGCTCATCGACCAGGAATCCTTCGAGATCAAGCTCGACAGGCTGCTCGCCAAGCAGAACGCGCTCTCCGACCGCCAGGTGCTGGTCACCCAGGTCATCGAGCAGGCCCGCAAGAACGGCATCGAACTCGCCTCCACCATCGTCCCGCAGCCGAAACCGGGCGTCGACCTTGATGACCCGGATGTGACCGGCGGCATCGGCGGCGAGTTGGAGCCGGCCGAGCCGATGAAGTCGTCGATGGCCCTGCCCTCCGACGAGGAGGCCCGCGCCGACGATCCCGAGCGCTACGGCTCGCCCTACGCGAAAAAGCTCGACACGGTCGCGACCGACATGACGGCGATGCTCAACGAACAGGGCAACGCCCTCGACGCCCTTGCCCTTGCTGCGGAGACCGACGTCAACCGCTTCGAGAAGGTGCTGAAGCGGATCGGCGTACGCCTCGCGAAAGCCGACCCGATGGCCGGCGACGACGCCGACAACACGGCGACCGGCGGGCCCTTCGTGCCGCTGTCGCCAAACGGCTTTGCCGACCGCATCAAGCGCGCCGAGACGGCGATCACCCGGCTGACGCAGATCCGCAAGGCGACCACCGCCATCCCGCTGAGGAAACCGATCGGCAATGCCCCGGTCACCAGCCGCTACGGTCCGCGCATCGATCCCTTCCTCGGCCGCCCGGCGATGCACACCGGGATCGATTTCCGCGGCACCACCGGCACCCGGGTCAACGCCACCGCCAACGGACGCGTCGTCATCGCCGGCCGCAAGGGCGGCTACGGCAACACCGTGGAGATCGACCACGGCCGCGGGCTCCGGAGCCGCTACTCGCACCTGTCGCGGATTTCCGTGAAACGCGGCCAGCGCGTCGTCATCGGCCAGAAGATCGGCGAGGTCGGCTCTACCGGCCGCTCCACCGGCCCGCACCTTCACTACGAGACCCGCGTCGGCAAGAAGACCATCAACCCGATGCTCTACCTCAGCGCCGGCCGCAAGCTCGGCAACCTGCTCTGA